Sequence from the Rhinatrema bivittatum chromosome 6, aRhiBiv1.1, whole genome shotgun sequence genome:
cagaagaaggaggcagaggcatagccggagggaccaccgttaaaggcggagtcgcggctcccgataccctgtcgggtgagggttgcctcggtgacccggtcgccgaaaaggtcggtgccttttctggatggggcttcttcgacggcggctcggacgatggcgaggtcgatgattttgctccctcgatggtccgagactttcgatgccggtggcgatgtttatctctacgatcccctcggtcctgaggaggagtagagggtgtcaaaggccgagaagtcgtcgatgccggatggtcaccagtcggaggtcgatgctggcgtgaagttgaCGATGCCGGTTCTGATGATGTTGATGCAATAGATgacgtcggggtttgagcacggaagagaagttccatcttctccattccagccttgtgaccttttggtgtcaaaagggcacatttggtgcaggttaggacatcgtgctcacatccgatacacattacacagactttgtgagggtctgtgatggacatggtgcgattacagtccgggcaccggcggaaccccgacaccatggccatgaaaaaattgagtcgcggtacggtcgatggccagtaggccgcgagggccaaactcgaaggtaatcgatggaaaatgggtaaaaaaacttaccggaataccgcagcttgaaaaagttgaaggggggacccctatggggtaaattaaattttagtaattccgtgaggaaaattcctatcaagaatctctgcagagctccttaaccgcgtggctactgttgagcggaaaaaagaagactgaaggagaacccctgctggctgcagggttagtgccatgctgggcatgcccagtaggggccagtcaaagttctggaaactttgacagaagtgttccgtgattgggctccatcctgtgatgtcacccatatgtgaggactaccatcctgcctgtcctgtgagaacaaaaaataaaactaacataaggaaagaaaaagaaaaacagatgtaGCTGATAAATCTTTTTTGTCTAACTCCTCAAACCTAGCCAATGCCAACACCaattgggaggcaggaggggtggccatGTCTTCCTAGGAATAGAGAAGTAATTTTATGACTGACATCTGGTCTCTTGAATGATACAGATCCTGGGCCATATTAAGGGTGAGCTCTCCTCTTCATGGGATCACTTTGGGAGGTTCTCTATTACTACTTGACCGTCCCCACTCCCAGCAATGTGCACCAATGGAGACCAATGCTGGTGCTTTTTAGTGTTCACCTGATGCCTAACATCGGAACTTCTTGATGCCGGTGTCCAAGAGGTGAAACCCTTTGCCTTCTCTGAATCGGAAGACCCAAGCAAGGGCCTGTTCCTTTGATTCCTATCTATCTCAACTTTTAGGAAGTGGGCAGCCTCCTCAATACTGGTGGATCATCCTCGTCCACTGCGATTCCGTGGTCATTTGATGTTGATGCCTCTGATGCATATGTGGACAGATCGGTTCTTTAGTATACGAAAAGCTTATCCATCAGTTCCAGCCACGACCATTATTCTCTCAAGGTGACACCTctggacatcatgcgatgcccccaggcacaagACACATCTATCATGGTAATCCATGATAGATATGGCTCTGCTGCACCAAGGGAATTGCTGGAAACTGCTAGACATGGCCAAATGGAAAACAAAGGAGGCAAAATCGAACTCAATGGTAGGCAACTGATGACTGTCAGACACCGACGGTGTGCTGATCTGGCACAGAGACAAAATGAAAACTTAGGATTCTGGTTGATTTTTCGATCTAAGAAAACTACTGGGAAACAAGCAAGACTGTGGAGCTCCATGACAAACAATCCTGCAACAATATCCCTGAAATTAACAGGATTAGATGCAGGAGAATGGGCTCTTGGGTGGATGTGTAGTATAGTGGAAGGCTGGGccactagaaactttgacataaaagcTGTAGGCTGGGcttcattggatgatgtcacccatataggAGGGCTGCCGTCCTGCTTGTCTTTGAATAATATACAATTGTGGCCTCGGCCCGCTAATTTTAAGAAGCATGTAATACTATAAACAATCACCCTGTTGTATCCGAATCTtgcaaatttaaagaaaaataaaacctttgGCCCTCACTGCTATCCCCTGCCCCAGCATAACCTACCCATCTCCTCATTAGGTGTCCTTGCAAAGTCCACCCAAGTTTCACCAAATTCAGCAACCACAGACCACCCACCCTGGCATTCTCACCACCCTTTTCACTCTCCCTACATAAAGAGAAGCCACAGGTCCTTCAGGGGCAGGGGTTTGAGAATGATTTGGGTGAAACTTGGTTGGAGGTGGGGTATGTGAGAGGGCAGGGTTTAATTCCTTTTGTTGGTCAAATAGCGGACTACATGCCCCTATAAATTCTAGGGGGCTGGGAACTAGGGTGCCCCAAAGAGCATCAGCAGGCACATTAGTCTCGGCTGAAAGTCAGCCATACCTCTTGGGGGTGTGGCTAGTTTTCCCAGAGTAGGGCAGCTTGCAAATGTTTTTCATAAGTCGTTATTCCGTTGGCAcaacaatgagctgctttgcattcatTTGTATTTGATGCAACTCACTACCATAAGCGCTCTGCGCCTGATCTGTTTGCCCAGAAAGATGTTtgaaattttgcaatatttgcaaatTTTAGgcattatttcaaaatagcacacaATTACTGTGTTTTTAATGCACAATAAACACCTAAATCTGAATTTATGCGTGTCATCGTTTCTTTGTAAGTAGGATCCTAAATCTGCTTTCACCTTGACAGCATCTTACCATCCAATAAGTTCAAgatatattaaacaaaataaaataaattaaaaatattcaaaacccaAAGCACATTTTTCAGTTCATTACAGTGGATATTCATAGATCATTTCATATGTACAAGGGAAAAAGAAATAGCGCATACTCTCCACTaccccaaaataaaaacattttcagcacATACAGGCCCAAAAACCAAAAAGGGGTCATGTTTCATTTATTACAAAACAAGTTTATAAAAACACATGAATATCAGAATTACACATCGACCTGTTGTGTACTTAGGATGGTGTGACCATCATAGTTTTAAATTTGCAAAACTGTTTTATTTCCTGGCACAATTTTTTTCAGATGTTCTTTATTTCCCAGATTTTGATAAGGGAAcatcttttcattaaaaaaaaaaaaaagccatctttTCTCTCCCTTTCAGCCCCATTTTGATTATGTCTTTAATATTCTGCAGCCTCCTGTGTACTGTGCTGTATTTCAGAAGTACACACTGCATGCAGTACCACTCACCCTCTCTCAACTCTAAATCTTCCTTTTAAATTGCAATCATTTTGAATTCTTGGAGTCGCTCCTCTTGGGAATGCACATTTTCAAGAAGTGACACAATAACATCACACACATGGAATCCCACTGGTCAATACAGGCagcaaaaaaatgaattggagacCAGTATGTGGCAAAGTCACTTCACTCTAAACACTAGTGCCCCCTACAGTTTCAAAAGGACACCTAAAGATAAATGTAAAAAATTACTTTGAAATCTTTAATGCATACAGGGTGAGTGTGTGCACTGGCAAACTACTGCACAGTCCACAGAGTCTGAAGTTTAGACAGTGCAACTacttatttaatttctttttattctgcACATAATTTAAATTGGTATCTACAAGTTGATTTGGCTTATGGCACACACTGTGGGACAAGATCCCATCTTCTCTGGTTGGTCCTTGTTGGTGCCTTAAACTATTTTTTGCAGCATAAAAGGAAGCAAAATGTTGGTCCTTTGTCAtattcctcctttccttccccccctttcAGGTAACTTCCACCAAAATACTTGCAAGTCCTGAGGACTCTACTGTGTTCAATGAACTTTTCACCTCTTGGTTATTGTGGAGCAACTGATGACGCTGAAAGCTGGATTTCCTCAGGAACTTCTTGCCACAGAGGGGGCAGGGGAATGGTCCACCCTGGGTGTGGATCCGCCGGTGACTGACTAGTCGACTAGAGACGCGGAAAGCCTTGCCACAGTCTGGGCATTTGTACCGGTTCCGGTCCAAGTGAATACGAAGGTGGTTTTTCAGTGCCAGTAAATTGAAGAACTCCTTGTGGCAGGTTGGGCACTGGTATACGCCAGTTTTGTGTGTCTTCTTGTGGTTCAACAAGCTCCCTGCATGGCGATAAGTCCTTTCACACTGGTTACATTTGTAAGGGCGCTCATCCTCAGGGGTGGCAAAGTCATCATTCAATGGGTCATCAGCAGAATAGGTAGCCTGACCAGTTTTTTCATTAATTGAGTCACTGGGGGAAGAAGTCCTGTCTGAAATATCATCTTTCTTGTTCTCCATCATCTTGCCCAGCCGGTCACTGTTCTTGCTACTGGCATGAGTTTTCTGATGCTGCTTCAGGCTTAGCTTACTGCTGAAGCCTCGGCTGCACACTGGACAGCAGAAGGGTCTCTCCCCAGTATGAACCCGCTGGTGGCTGATCAGTTCCCTGGATGCCCGAAAGGCTTTGCCACAGTCCTGACACCAGAACCTTTTTGTGGCATTGTGAATGCGGAGATGATTCTTCATAGCCATGGGATTATAAAACTGCTTCAAGCATATGGAGCACTTATAAAGCCCAGTCTTGTGGGTATTCTTATGGTTCAACAGACTGCCCGCATGTCGGTATGTGCGCCCACAGATGTTACACTGATAAGGTCGATTTTCCACTCCCTGATGCACTGAGTTGCCCTCTGTGCTAATACGTCCCTCTTCAGATCTTTGGCTGAAGTTGATGTCTGTACTGTTTTGATTAGACCATGCAGATGTGCGGAGTGGATGAGTATCTGTAGTTAATTCTTCATTGGTATGACACGAACATGGATGACTGTCCGTATCCTTATAGCTGTTGAAAACTTGACTACAATCTTGGCAGCTTTGTCTATAATCTCCTGCTTTCATAGGTTTGATGAAATGGCTACTTTTGACTGTCTTGTCATTTCTGGAAGCTGAGGAATTCTGTTTCACAAAGCTTGTCTTTTCATTGCCAATACCCATTTTGTCCATGGTTCCCTCAGTCAAGTCTTCTGTGTAGCCTTGCATGCTTCCACCCTTGTCTTCCTCATGCTCCATTTGGTGCTTTTCAAATAACAGCTTCCCATGCAGTGTCTTGCCACACAGTCCGCAGAAATAAGATTTTTTCTCAGCATGGAGAAGCTGATGCTTGACCAATTGCCTTTGCCACTTGAAGGACTTTCCACACTCCACGCAATGGTATCGTTTGACCTCAAAGTGAGTGCGCTGGTGGTTCTTCAAGGCCATTAGGTTGGAATAAGTCTTATCACAAATGGAGCAAAAATAGTGGCCAGTTGTGTGGCTCTTCTTGTGGTTCTGAAGACTGCTGGCGTGCCGGTAAGAACGCCCACACTGCTCACATTGGTATGGCCGTTCATCAGGGTTGCGTTGCTTCTTTGGGTTACTGGTATGTCTTTTATTGCTAGAGGAACTATTCACCTTTTCCACTACATCATGCCCTTTAGGCTCAGAACTACCACCATGGTCATCACCACTGAGGCAATGCATCTCTGGATCAGGTTTACACCTTGTTTTTCTGACTGACCGCTTGCTCTGGCGGATTGATCTTCTGGAAAGGGTGGCTCTTTCATTGTGCATTTTCTGGTGGGTGCTCAGCTGTTTCTGTAACCGGAAAGCCTTACCACAATCTGCACATTTGTACCGTTTGGTCTCAAAATGGATTCGGTTGTGGTTCTTTAACGCCATTAGATTGTAAAACCATTTCTGGCATACTGAACAGCGGAACAGCCCTGTTTTGTGTGTCTGCTTGTGGTTGATCAGGCTCCCTGCATGCCTGTAGGTCCGGTCACATAACTCACATTTGAAAGGTCGGTGCTGGAGCTCATCTCCCTTTGATTCCTGTGGGTCGCTTTTTAAGTAATTGGTTTGGCTGAATTCAATACAGCTTGGAAGTTCACTCTCACTGACTTCAGTACCAAGATTTACTGTAGAGTCTGAATCATCCATACCATCTCTAGATTTTCCCCCACAATGAAGAGATTTATGACCTTCAAGCTGAGTAGCACCATCACAGAGTTCTCCACAGAACTCACATATATAAGACTTTTGTTTAGAAGTGTCTTGTGGATCTTCTAAATTATCTAACTCACTGGAATAATCCATATTTACAACGGCATCTTTTAAGGGTTGACTTGGCAGTGATAACTGTCTTTTCACCTCTACCAAATCCATGCATGGATTTTTTTCATCCTTGTAATCTGCAATGTTGGAAGTCTCAGAGTCTCCAGCAGACTCAACTTTTTCACTATAGCCCTTTACAGTCTTCCCAGGATTCTGGTCTTCCATATTACTGCAAGAAATGTGTATCTGAGTTCCTTCTTTGTCAGTAGAAGATTGAGATGTTTCACCACTTACTTCTGGTTGTGTACTCCCAGCAGATATTTGTTGCAATGCCCTGCTTTCATCATATAGGCTTGCCTGCTGCTTACACTTGGGGTGATGGCGCAAATGGTTGCGGTAGGCAGCAAGGTTAGGGTACTGCCTAGAACAACCTCCACATTGGTAATCTCCTATCTGATGTGTTTTCTTGTGATTTACTAAACTTCCTCCATGCCTGTATGTTTTACCACATTGGCTGCAGGCATATGGTCGACTGTCGGTGGGTTCATCATTTTTAGGCTCTTCAGTAAGAAAATTGGATTTGGGGTAAATCACTGGCTGAGTATCACCATCAGTGATGTCCAATATTTTGCTTGTAGAAAGATCTAATTTTGCAAAGCTGGTCTCTGGTTGGTGGGGATTTTGTGCTTCTGAAGTATTGTGATCACCACTGTGGCTTAAATTATGGGCTTTAAAGCTTTCAAGATCATCATAGGTTTTCCCACAATAGCCACAAATATGGGATATTTGGGTTCCACCACTGTAAGAGCCATCAGTTTCAATATTATGACTAAGGTTCTCCATTTCATGCTCGAGTTTTCTCCAGAAGCTCCCTCTCTGCTGCATGCATGTGGAAGGCAAAATCTTCAGTGGAGCCATCCTGATATTGCCCCTCTTTTAAATTTTGCTGGAATCTTTCCCCATCTGCAGGATCACAAGATGTGTGGCAGATATCATGTGCCAGTTGATGCTCCTGGAATTCTACCTTCTCAGAAAAGATAATGCCACATAGGCTGCAGTCATAAAGCTGATCTGATTgagggtttgataattgctgtaTGTCTTCTGGAGTCTTGAAGAGGTTGGTGTTTTTGCTATCTACATTTCTGACCATCTGAGACCTGGTATGGGTCTGAAAATGGCTTCTCAATGCCAACAAGCTATTGTACTCCTTTGGACAGAAAGAACATTGGTAGATGCCAGTTAGATGAGTATGCTTGTGATCAATTAAGCTGCCTGCATGTGTAAAGGTCTTTCCACATAGGTCACACTTGTAAAGAGGGTTTTCATTACTGCCTTGATCTGGAGAATGTTCTGGTTGATCTTCTGAGTTAGTTTGATTGGTACTGCTGGTCATGCCTAAAGGACTACAAATCATGTCATCCATATTTTGCCCTTCCTTCTCATTATGCTGTAAAGTGTTATGTTCTCCAAATTGGCACCTGTCATCTTCAAGAACTGTATTACCTTCACAAACTCTTACCCCCCCTATTAGGCACTGATCCTTAACCATTGCTAATAAATTATTTCCCTTGGGGTTCTCTGATTCATGCATATTAATGCAAGAGCTTTCATTTCCTGAACTCTCATTTCCATTGCTGCTGCAGAGAGCCTGTGCACTTTGCATGTTACAGTCCTCCACTGGGTCCTTACCACTTTTGCTCTGGGAATTACTGTGGTCTACTGAGCTGCACTCACCCTCTACTAATTCTTTGACATCATGCACTAGTTGATGATTTTGAAATGTCAGTTCACTTGAAAAGCTGTCCTCACAACTAGTACAGCTGAAGATTGGGTTACTATGAAGGCTAGGGCTGGATTCAGGCACCAAAAGCAAAGAATTATCACAGTCTTCTAGTCTCCTGTTCCTCTTAGCCTTCAAATGGATTCGGAGGTGGTTTTTCAGTGCAGCCAAGTTGTTGAACTGCTTAGAACAGATGGCACAGCAGTATTCTCCAGTCTGGTGGGTCCGCTTATGATTAATCAGACTTCCTGAATGCCTGTATGATTTCCCACAGGTGTTACACTCATACATCCGCTTCCCAAAATGTTCTGAGTCTTCTGAATTTCTTGTTTGGCCTGAGGTTTCAGAAactttttctttctctgggatcTGACTATTTTCAGACTTTAGATTTCCAACATCCTCACTGTTTTCATTTCCAGGACTCTGACTGGTTAGGGAGGAAACCTCGCTGCTGTGGAGGAGGTTATGATTCTGAAGCGTTTTGATATCATCAAAAATCTGTCCACAGCAGCCACAGATATGGGACATTTCAACCACATCTCTACAGCCACTCTCATTAGTGTCCATGTCATCAATTTGTTCAGCAGCTCCCTTGATGATGTTCTCTGTAATTTCTGGATAAGCTTCCATGCTCTCTGTGGGGATTTTCTCATTTGCCTGATGTCCATGGGGCTTCCTGTATGGACCACTTTCAGAGGTCTCCTGGAGCTCAGAATCATTTTGGTAGTCCAGCAGCTGTTCTTCACCATTGTGCACCATCTGGTGAGCGTGCCAGTCCACTGGGTCATCAAAAGTTTCACCACAAAAAGCACAATTGTAGAACTTCTCCATGTCTTGGAAACATGAACTGCCATCATCAGCCTTGTTCCTGCCCACAGAGGACCTCAGGTGAAAGCGTACATGGTTTCTCAAAGCCATTACATTGGAGTACTGTTTGGGGCAGAGGGAACACTGGTAGATACCAGtctgatgtgtgtgtttgtggttgACCAAGCTACCCCTGTGCCTATATGTTCTTCCACATAGATTGCATTTGTATGGCCGACTTTCCTGTCCGCTCTGCCCGTTGTGTTCTGGAAGCTCTCCCTCGATAAAAGAAGTTTGTTGGTCTTCCATTTTGGGTTGAATTTGAATGCCAATGCCATCTTGGTTTGACAAACTATTTTCATAGGTAGACTCCTTTTTCAAAGCACAGCTGCCAGCCTTTGGGCTTTGAACATCCTTACATACTTCCAGCTCCTTTATATTTACATTAGGATCTTCATCAGGATACCACTGCTTGATGGGAGGTGCTAGCTCTTGCTTGATGGGAGGTGCCAGTTCCTGCTTAAAGGGAGGTGCCAGCTCCTGTTTATTATCCTGGATATTttcaatccctgaggcactgagATTTTCGTTTTGAGAACATGAAGTCTCGGTATTGCCCTCCCAAGATTTCTCCAAGTAATCTCTGTGGAGACTACCAGGAAAGCTGTTTTTAAGGCAAGGGAGATCCTGGCATGATGAAAGAACTTTGTCCCCATGAATTACTTCATGCTGCTTCAACTCACTTTCACTGATAAAGTTCTCACCACAGATGTTGCAATCATAGGGTCTTTCAGAGGCTTTTAATGATTCAGACAGTAGGTTGACAGAGTTGTAATGGTGAACATCTGTCCCCACTTTAACCTTAGACTTGAGATGAGCACGGAGGTGGTTCTTCAGTGCAGCAAGGTTGAAGAGCTGTTTGGAGCACAGGGAACAGCTGTACACACCTGTCTGATGTGATTTCTTGTGGTTTATCAAGCTTCCAGCATGCCGATAGGTTCTCCCACATTGCTGACATTTGTATGGCCGCAGTTCAGTGTCCCCATTGGCTTGTGGCTCTTCCTTGCTGTCCGTTAACACTTCAGAGTTTGAGGCAGTCTTTGGGTGCCCTAATGAAACACAGTTTTTCTTTCCATCTAAGCAAGCATGGTTATTTAGGCTTTTGTCATCTGGGAAATTGTCTCCTTGGTCAATATCTAAAAGAGGCAATTCACCAGTTGGACTTTGCAGATCACTATCCAGGAAAGAGTCTTTCTCAAAAAGTTTGTTCATTTCATCAACATGTAGTGAATCAGAAATGTTATCAGTGGAACCTGGAACCTTATTAAGTCCATTGCTGCAGTGGGGAGCTGAaatttctgagatgccaatattGCCCTTTGTCTCTTCATTCCCCTGGAATTGTGTCTGGTTATTACCTGGTTTGACTGACATTTGAATAAGTTCTTCTTCAGAGCTACTGTTCTCTGAACTTTCTGATGATTTTGGGCGGCCAGCCTCTCCCTCCGCCAAATCCTGAGTATGTAATAGTTCATGCTTTTTGACTTCCTTCTTGGTAAAGAATCTTTTTCCACAGCAAGGACAGATGTAAGGCTTCTCCTCAGCATGGAGTTTCTGGTGGTTCCTGAGTTCAGTGGGCAACCTGAAACACATGTCACATTGCGTGCACTTGTACGGTTTGTGGTCTGAATGGATTCGGCAGTGATTTTTGAGGGCCATGAGGTTGGAGAACTCTTTAAAGCAGACAGCACACTGGTAGACACCCACGGTATGGCTCTGCCTGTGATTTGCCAGGCTTCCAGCATGCTTGTAGGTTTTCCCGCACTGAAGGCATTTGAAGCGGCGTTCTTCATCACTAGTGGCACCAGGAGGTCGTTCTTCTGACATGGCAGTGTTATCTTTTCTCAGGATGTATGTCGCCTCAGCATAGTCCCTAGGCTCTCCAAAATCTTTAATATCTAATTGAGAGAAGTCAGCAGGAACCATTGACTCAGCAATATAGTTCTCCAGATTACTCAGCAAGTTGCCATTCTCCATCAGCATTGGAGGCACTGAGTCAGAACTCTCATGGCCACTGGagatgtcctcctcctcctcattctgcaAGGTGCAGCTGTGCTCAGTATCACCATGGGCTGCCCATCGGTGATTGTCCAGCTGGCTAGACATGCGAAAACTCTCATTGCAGTCATTGCACTTGAAGCGCTTCTCCTCAGAATGTATACGCAGGTGGTTCTTCAGTGCCAGAAGATTGGAGAACTCCTTCTGGCAGACCAGGCAGGCAAAGAGGCCCAGCTGGTGCATCTTGCGATGGTTGACCAGGCTGCCAGAGTGCCTATAACGCCTATCACATTGCTCACATTTGTAAGGCCTCTCCTCCTTGTGGGTCTCCACGTGCTTCTCTAGTTCAAGTAGGTCGCCATAGACGTTGGGGCGCTGGTTGCAAGGATTGTCATCTGTGCTCTCAGTTTGGGTGGTGCTTGAGGTTGTGCCTTCCATGTCTCATCCAGATCACACTTAGAAATATGTGAGCATAAAGTTTTGTTACTGGGCTCCACCAGTGAGATTTACTGATCAGCCTTCTCATTCCACAGAGTGTCTGGAGACAGCTTATAGTAAGGACATCCAAATTTCAGAAGACGGTAAGTCGTTCAAGTCTTTCAGTAGTGAGTTGTATATCCAAAAGATACATTTATTAAAGTTCTGCAAGAATAT
This genomic interval carries:
- the LOC115094144 gene encoding LOW QUALITY PROTEIN: uncharacterized protein LOC115094144 (The sequence of the model RefSeq protein was modified relative to this genomic sequence to represent the inferred CDS: deleted 1 base in 1 codon), producing the protein MEGTTSSTTQTESTDDNPCNQRPNVYGDLLELEKHVETHKEERPYKCEQCDRRYRHSGSLVNHRKMHQLGLFACLVCQKEFSNLLALKNHLRIHSEEKRFKCNDCNESFRMSSQLDNHRWAAHGDTEHSCTLQNEEEEDISSGHESSDSVPPMLMENGNLLSNLENYIAESMVPADFSQLDIKDFGEPRDYAEATYILRKDNTAMSEERPPGATSDEERRFKCLQCGKTYKHAGSLANHRQSHTVGVYQCAVCFKEFSNLMALKNHCRIHSDHKPYKCTQCDMCFRLPTELRNHQKLHAEEKPYICPCCGKRFFTKKEVKKHELLHTQDLAEGEAGRPKSSESSENSSSEEELIQMSVKPGNNQTQFQGNEETKGNIGISEISAPHCSNGLNKVPGSTDNISDSLHVDEMNKLFEKDSFLDSDLQSPTGELPLLDIDQGDNFPDDKSLNNHACLDGKKNCVSLGHPKTASNSEVLTDSKEEPQANGDTELRPYKCQQCGRTYRHAGSLINHKKSHQTGVYSCSLCSKQLFNLAALKNHLRAHLKSKVKVGTDVHHYNSVNLLSESLKASERPYDCNICGENFISESELKQHEVIHGDKVLSSCQDLPCLKNSFPGSLHRDYLEKSWEGNTETSCSQNENLSASGIENIQDNKQELAPPFKQELAPPIKQELAPPIKQWYPDEDPNVNIKELEVCKDVQSPKAGSCALKKESTYENSLSNQDGIGIQIQPKMEDQQTSFIEGELPEHNGQSGQESRPYKCNLCGRTYRHRGSLVNHKHTHQTGIYQCSLCPKQYSNVMALRNHVRFHLRSSVGRNKADDGSSCFQDMEKFYNCAFCGETFDDPVDWHAHQMVHNGEEQLLDYQNDSELQETSESGPYRKPHGHQANEKIPTESMEAYPEITENIIKGAAEQIDDMDTNESGCRDVVEMSHICGCCGQIFDDIKTLQNHNLLHSSEVSSLTSQSPGNENSEDVGNLKSENSQIPEKEKVSETSGQTRNSEDSEHFGKRMYECNTCGKSYRHSGSLINHKRTHQTGEYCCAICSKQFNNLAALKNHLRIHLKAKRNRRLEDCDNSLLLVPESSPSLHSNPIFSCTSCEDSFSSELTFQNHQLVHDVKELVEGECSSVDHSNSQSKSGKDPVEDCNMQSAQALCSSNGNESSGNESSCINMHESENPKGNNLLAMVKDQCLIGGVRVCEGNTVLEDDRCQFGEHNTLQHNEKEGQNMDDMICSPLGMTSSTNQTNSEDQPEHSPDQGSNENPLYKCDLCGKTFTHAGSLIDHKHTHLTGIYQCSFCPKEYNSLLALRSHFQTHTRSQMVRNVDSKNTNLFKTPEDIQQLSNPQSDQLYDCSLCGIIFSEKVEFQEHQLAHDICHTSCDPADGERFQQNLKEGQYQDGSTEDFAFHMHAAERELLEKLEHEMENLSHNIETDGSYSGGTQISHICGYCGKTYDDLESFKAHNLSHSGDHNTSEAQNPHQPETSFAKLDLSTSKILDITDGDTQPVIYPKSNFLTEEPKNDEPTDSRPYACSQCGKTYRHGGSLVNHKKTHQIGDYQCGGCSRQYPNLAAYRNHLRHHPKCKQQASLYDESRALQQISAGSTQPEVSGETSQSSTDKEGTQIHISCSNMEDQNPGKTVKGYSEKVESAGDSETSNIADYKDEKNPCMDLVEVKRQLSLPSQPLKDAVVNMDYSSELDNLEDPQDTSKQKSYICEFCGELCDGATQLEGHKSLHCGGKSRDGMDDSDSTVNLGTEVSESELPSCIEFSQTNYLKSDPQESKGDELQHRPFKCELCDRTYRHAGSLINHKQTHKTGLFRCSVCQKWFYNLMALKNHNRIHFETKRYKCADCGKAFRLQKQLSTHQKMHNERATLSRRSIRQSKRSVRKTRCKPDPEMHCLSGDDHGGSSEPKGHDVVEKVNSSSSNKRHTSNPKKQRNPDERPYQCEQCGRSYRHASSLQNHKKSHTTGHYFCSICDKTYSNLMALKNHQRTHFEVKRYHCVECGKSFKWQRQLVKHQLLHAEKKSYFCGLCGKTLHGKLLFEKHQMEHEEDKGGSMQGYTEDLTEGTMDKMGIGNEKTSFVKQNSSASRNDKTVKSSHFIKPMKAGDYRQSCQDCSQVFNSYKDTDSHPCSCHTNEELTTDTHPLRTSAWSNQNSTDINFSQRSEEGRISTEGNSVHQGVENRPYQCNICGRTYRHAGSLLNHKNTHKTGLYKCSICLKQFYNPMAMKNHLRIHNATKRFWCQDCGKAFRASRELISHQRVHTGERPFCCPVCSRGFSSKLSLKQHQKTHASSKNSDRLGKMMENKKDDISDRTSSPSDSINEKTGQATYSADDPLNDDFATPEDERPYKCNQCERTYRHAGSLLNHKKTHKTGVYQCPTCHKEFFNLLALKNHLRIHLDRNRYKCPDCGKAFRVSSRLVSHRRIHTQGGPFPCPLCGKKFLRKSSFQRHQLLHNNQEVKSSLNTVESSGLASILVEVT